One window of the Pseudomonas lurida genome contains the following:
- a CDS encoding amino acid ABC transporter permease has protein sequence MQNQIGAPKQKLSFSDPKVRAWLFQIITIVAVVSLGWYLFNNTQTNLQHRGITSGFDFLERSAGFGIAQHLIDYTESDSYARVFVIGLLNTLLVTFIGVILATLLGFVIGVARLSPNWMINKLATVYVEVFRNIPPLLQILFWYFAVFLTMPGPRNSHNFGDTFFVSSRGLNMPAAIAADGFWPFVVSIVVAIVAIVLMARWANKRFEATGVPFHKFWAGLALFIVIPALCALIFGAPLHWEMPKLQGFNFVGGWVLIPELLALTLALTVYTAAFIAEIVRSGIKSVSHGQTEAARSLGLRPGPTLRKVIIPQALRVIIPPLTSQYLNLAKNSSLAAGIGYPEMVSLFAGTVLNQTGQAIEVIAITMSVYLAISISISLLMNWYNKRIALIER, from the coding sequence ATGCAAAATCAAATCGGCGCACCAAAGCAGAAGCTCAGCTTCAGCGATCCCAAAGTGCGTGCGTGGCTCTTCCAGATCATCACGATTGTGGCGGTGGTCTCGCTGGGCTGGTACCTCTTCAACAATACCCAGACCAACCTTCAGCACCGGGGCATTACCTCGGGTTTCGACTTTCTTGAACGCAGTGCCGGCTTCGGCATCGCGCAGCACCTGATCGACTACACCGAATCGGACAGTTATGCCCGTGTGTTTGTGATCGGTTTGCTCAACACCTTGCTGGTGACCTTCATCGGCGTGATCCTGGCGACGCTGCTCGGGTTCGTCATCGGCGTGGCTCGACTGTCGCCGAACTGGATGATCAACAAGCTGGCGACCGTGTATGTAGAAGTCTTCCGAAACATTCCGCCGCTGCTGCAAATCCTGTTCTGGTACTTCGCGGTGTTCCTGACCATGCCGGGGCCGCGTAACAGCCACAACTTCGGCGATACCTTCTTTGTCAGCAGCCGTGGCCTGAACATGCCGGCAGCGATTGCCGCTGACGGCTTCTGGCCGTTTGTGGTCAGCATCGTCGTCGCCATCGTGGCAATCGTGCTGATGGCGCGTTGGGCCAACAAGCGTTTCGAAGCCACCGGCGTACCGTTCCACAAGTTCTGGGCAGGCCTGGCGCTGTTCATCGTGATCCCGGCGTTGTGCGCCTTGATCTTCGGTGCACCGCTGCACTGGGAGATGCCCAAGCTGCAAGGCTTCAACTTTGTCGGCGGCTGGGTACTCATCCCTGAACTGTTGGCACTGACCCTGGCACTTACGGTGTACACGGCGGCGTTTATTGCCGAGATCGTACGTTCGGGCATCAAGTCCGTCAGCCACGGCCAGACCGAAGCTGCGCGCTCCCTGGGCCTGCGCCCTGGTCCGACGCTGCGCAAGGTGATCATCCCGCAGGCACTGCGAGTGATTATCCCGCCGCTGACCAGCCAGTACCTGAACCTGGCGAAAAACTCGTCGCTGGCCGCCGGTATCGGTTACCCGGAAATGGTTTCGCTGTTTGCCGGCACGGTGCTCAACCAGACCGGGCAGGCG